In Malus sylvestris chromosome 16, drMalSylv7.2, whole genome shotgun sequence, the following are encoded in one genomic region:
- the LOC126607294 gene encoding uncharacterized protein LOC126607294, with translation MGKDAKGGGKGKGKVAGGSEDGGAKGKGKSGKAADGLGTCTYVKARHILCEKQGKINEAYKKLQDGWLENGDKVPPPEFAKLAAEYSECPSGKKGGDLGWFPRGKMAGPFQDVAFATPIGATSAPFKSTHGYHIILCEGRKN, from the exons ATGGGGAAGGACGCGAAGGGAGGAGGAAAGGGGAAGGGAAAGGTGGCGGGCGGCAGCGAAGACGGTGGCGCCAAAGGAAAGGGTAAATCCGGGAAGGCCGCGGACGGGCTCGGCACCTGCACTTATGTGAAAGCAAGGCACATACTTTGTGAGAAGCAAGGCAAAATCAACGAAGCCTACAAGAAGCTGCAGGACGGCTGGCTCGAAAACGGCGACAAAGTCCCTCCGCCGGAGTTCGCAAAACTAGCGGCGGAGTACTCCGAGTGCCCGTCGGGGAAGAAAGGCGGGGATCTTGGGTGGTTCCCTCGCGGGAAGATGGCAGGCCCTTTTCAGGATGTTGCTTTCGCTACTCCAATTGGGGCAACCAGTGCGCCCTTCAAATCAAC GCATGGTTACCACATTATCTTGTGCGAAGGCAGAAAGAATTAA